The following are encoded in a window of Balaenoptera ricei isolate mBalRic1 chromosome 1, mBalRic1.hap2, whole genome shotgun sequence genomic DNA:
- the LOC132352297 gene encoding LOW QUALITY PROTEIN: putative olfactory receptor 10J6 (The sequence of the model RefSeq protein was modified relative to this genomic sequence to represent the inferred CDS: inserted 3 bases in 2 codons; substituted 1 base at 1 genomic stop codon) — protein MQRKNLTEVTEFIFLGVSRFHEHQITLFAVFLILYTLTLAGNAIIVTIIHIDHHLHMPIYFFLIILASSETVYTPVTIPRMLSSLTAQNQPISLAGCTTQIFFFVTLAINXCFLLTVVGYDHCVAICNPLRYTLIMSKRVCVQLMCGAFSIGXMAAVQVTSIFTXPFCHRVVGHFFCDILPAMKLSCIDTTVNEIINFVVSLSVILVPMGLVFISYVLIISTILNIASAVGQKKAFATCAFHLTMVMVRYSCASTAYLKPKSENPVEQDLLLSVTYTIITPLLNPVVYSLRNKEVKDALCRAVGRNIS, from the exons ATGCAGAGAAAAAACCTCACAGAAGTGACAGAGTTCATTTTCCTAGGAGTCTCCAGATTCCATGAACACCAGATCACCCTCTTTGCAGTTTTTCTCATCCTGTATACATTAACCCTGGCTGGCAATGCCATCATCGTGACAATTATCCACATTGATCATCACCTCCACATGCCCATATACTTCTTCCTGATCATCCTGGCCAGTTCAGAGACTGTGTACACACCAGTCACCATTCCACGGATGCTCTCCAGCCTCACAGCCCAGAACCAGCCAATCTCCTTGGCAGGTTGTACCACCCAAATATTCTTCTTTGTTACCTTAGCCATCA ACTGCTTTCTGCTCACAGTGGTGGGATATGACCACTGTGTGGCCATCTGCAACCCACTGAGATACACACTCATCATGAGCAAGAGGGTGTGTGTCCAGCTGATGTGTGGAGCCTTCAGCATTGG CATGGCAGCTGTCCAGGTGACATCCATATTTACCTAACCATTTTGTCACAGAGTGGTTGGTCATTTCTTCTGTGACATCCTCCCTGCCATGAAACTCTCCTGTATTGATACCACTGTCAATGAGATCATCAATTTTGTTGTCAGTTTATCGGTGATCCTGGTTCCCATGGGCCTGGTCTTCATCTCCTACGTTCTTATCATCTCCACCATCCTCAATATCGCCTCAGCCGTGGGCCAGAAGAAGGCCTTTGCCACATGTGCCTTCCACCTCACCATGGTCATGGTCCGCTACAGCTGTGCCTCCACTGCCTACCTCAAGCCTAAGTCAGAAAATCCTGTAGAACAAGACCTCCTTCTCTCAGTGACCTACACCATCATCACTCCCCTGCTGAACCCTGTTGTTTACAGTCTGAGGAACAAGGAGGTCAAGGATGCCCTATGCAGAGCTGTGGGCAGAAACATTTCTTAA